A window of Candidatus Methylomirabilota bacterium contains these coding sequences:
- a CDS encoding ArsC family (seleno)protein produces MTCRKTQGFLAKAGIDTAEQVDAKKVRMGPEQALALVKDVDQLYVAKGAKVVHLDLKREKPDRATLLGLLLGPSANLRAPTLRKGRTLLVGFDEPTYKALLR; encoded by the coding sequence ATGACCTGCCGCAAGACGCAAGGGTTCCTTGCGAAGGCCGGGATCGACACCGCCGAGCAGGTCGACGCCAAGAAGGTGCGGATGGGCCCCGAGCAGGCGCTCGCCCTCGTGAAGGACGTGGACCAGCTCTACGTGGCCAAGGGCGCCAAGGTCGTCCACCTCGACCTCAAGCGCGAGAAGCCCGATCGCGCCACGCTGCTCGGGCTCTTGCTCGGGCCCTCCGCGAATCTGCGCGCACCCACCCTCCGCAAGGGCCGCACGCTCCTCGTCGGCTTCGACGAGCCTACTTACAAGGCCTTGCTCCGCTGA
- a CDS encoding DinB family protein, whose amino-acid sequence ETREELARFVELLPMLLAGLEGAAWHARPSPAEWSPVEIVCHLRDEEVDDFGARLRVILAGGARFAPNDPEQNAVTRHYREADPAEALAAFVTHRRATLDLLAAAPPERLAGTAERPNGGRLSGLDLLASWVAHDRLHLQQLAGTLARLWAKRWGPLDVGYAGPIPYGG is encoded by the coding sequence CGAGACCCGAGAGGAGCTCGCGCGCTTCGTGGAGCTTCTGCCGATGCTGCTCGCGGGCCTGGAGGGCGCCGCCTGGCACGCGCGTCCCAGCCCGGCGGAGTGGTCCCCCGTTGAGATCGTCTGCCACCTCCGTGACGAGGAAGTGGACGACTTCGGCGCGCGCCTGCGCGTGATCCTCGCCGGCGGCGCGCGCTTCGCCCCCAACGATCCCGAGCAGAATGCCGTGACCCGCCACTATCGGGAGGCCGATCCCGCGGAGGCCTTGGCGGCCTTCGTCACTCACCGCCGGGCCACGCTCGATCTCCTCGCCGCGGCCCCACCCGAACGGCTCGCCGGCACCGCCGAGCGCCCCAATGGGGGACGGCTCTCCGGCCTCGATCTCCTGGCGAGCTGGGTCGCGCACGACCGCCTGCATCTCCAGCAGCTCGCGGGCACACTCGCCCGGCTCTGGGCGAAGCGCTGGGGGCCGCTCGACGTGGGCTATGCCGGGCCCATCCCCTACGGCGGATAG
- a CDS encoding nuclear transport factor 2 family protein, translating into MKTEAVLRAAYAAFNARDVAGALALMTPDVIWPNGMEGGTLRGHAAVRDYWTRQWTLIDPSVEPSRFTPTADGRVDVEVRQVVRDLQGAVLKDTVVHHVYALDGDRIASMEIREGGR; encoded by the coding sequence GTGAAGACCGAGGCGGTGCTCCGCGCCGCCTACGCCGCCTTCAACGCGCGCGACGTCGCGGGCGCGCTCGCGCTCATGACCCCCGACGTGATCTGGCCCAACGGCATGGAGGGCGGCACCCTACGGGGCCACGCGGCGGTGCGCGACTACTGGACCCGCCAGTGGACCCTGATCGATCCCTCGGTGGAGCCCTCCCGCTTCACACCCACCGCCGACGGCCGCGTGGACGTGGAGGTGCGCCAGGTCGTGCGCGATCTCCAGGGCGCCGTCCTCAAGGACACGGTGGTCCACCATGTGTACGCCCTGGACGGAGATCGGATCGCCTCGATGGAGATCCGCGAGGGCGGCCGATGA
- a CDS encoding methyltransferase domain-containing protein: MVPAMFAHWAADLVARAAPAAGARVLDVACGTGVVTRLLPARLGPGGRVLGLDLNPNMLAVARAVTKGLPIEWIEGNAQAMPLPDDAFDLVLCQQGLQLFPDKPAALREMHRVLAPGGRLLLAVWKSTAHCPGFAALERALAKYVGAAAAKLPPFSFGDRAALRGVMAGAGFRDLEIRADVKMTRFASPEAFYRIITGGAPQMLGLLAQLTDTQRRELVTEITETLAAHVDDAGLAFPQPAHIASARK; this comes from the coding sequence ATGGTGCCCGCGATGTTCGCCCACTGGGCGGCCGACCTCGTGGCGCGCGCGGCGCCCGCAGCGGGCGCGCGCGTGCTCGACGTGGCGTGCGGCACCGGCGTGGTCACGCGCTTATTGCCCGCGCGCCTGGGCCCCGGCGGCCGCGTGCTGGGCCTCGATCTCAATCCGAACATGCTGGCGGTCGCGCGCGCCGTCACCAAAGGGCTTCCCATCGAGTGGATCGAGGGGAACGCCCAGGCCATGCCTCTACCGGACGACGCGTTCGACCTCGTCCTCTGCCAGCAGGGGCTGCAGCTCTTTCCCGACAAACCGGCGGCGCTGCGCGAGATGCATCGCGTGCTCGCGCCAGGCGGCCGGCTCCTCCTCGCGGTGTGGAAGTCCACCGCGCACTGTCCGGGCTTCGCCGCGCTCGAGCGCGCGCTCGCCAAGTATGTGGGCGCTGCCGCGGCGAAGCTGCCGCCGTTTTCCTTTGGGGACCGCGCGGCGCTCCGTGGCGTGATGGCGGGCGCCGGCTTCCGCGACCTCGAGATCCGCGCCGACGTGAAGATGACGCGCTTCGCCTCGCCGGAGGCGTTCTACCGGATCATCACCGGGGGCGCGCCGCAGATGCTGGGGCTGCTCGCCCAGCTCACGGACACGCAGCGGCGCGAGCTGGTGACCGAGATTACCGAGACCCTCGCGGCGCACGTGGACGACGCGGGGCTGGCGTTCCCGCAGCCCGCCCACATCGCCAGCGCGCGGAAGTAA
- a CDS encoding crotonase/enoyl-CoA hydratase family protein produces MAIRIETQGPVTTVIMDRPEARNAVDGPSARALADAFRAFDADPEQRVAVLWGAGGTFCAGADLKAFGSGTGLRVEPDGDGPMGPTRMLLDKPVIAAVSGYAVAGGIELALWCDLRVVEETATFGVFCRRWGVPLLDGGTVRLPRLIGLSRALDLILTGRPVDAREALAIGLANRVVPAGKAREEAEALARALADLPPLCLRSDRRSAHESMSLDLPAALAREYELGRVTRDSGESRAGALRFAGGEGRHGAPAPSR; encoded by the coding sequence ATGGCGATCCGGATCGAGACGCAGGGCCCGGTGACCACCGTGATCATGGACCGACCGGAGGCGCGTAACGCCGTCGACGGTCCGAGCGCGCGCGCGCTTGCCGACGCGTTCCGCGCATTCGACGCCGACCCGGAGCAGCGGGTCGCGGTGCTCTGGGGCGCCGGTGGGACGTTCTGCGCGGGCGCCGACCTCAAGGCCTTCGGCAGCGGCACCGGGCTCCGCGTCGAGCCCGACGGGGACGGGCCCATGGGCCCCACGCGCATGCTGCTGGACAAGCCGGTGATCGCCGCGGTGTCCGGCTACGCGGTGGCGGGCGGGATCGAGCTGGCGCTCTGGTGCGATCTTCGCGTCGTCGAGGAGACGGCGACATTCGGTGTGTTCTGCCGGCGCTGGGGCGTGCCGCTGCTCGACGGGGGCACCGTGCGCCTCCCGCGGCTCATCGGGCTCAGCCGCGCGCTGGATCTGATCCTCACCGGCCGGCCCGTGGACGCCCGGGAGGCGCTCGCCATTGGCCTCGCCAACCGCGTGGTCCCGGCCGGGAAGGCGCGCGAGGAAGCCGAGGCGCTCGCGCGCGCGCTCGCCGACCTGCCGCCACTGTGCCTGCGCAGCGACCGCCGCTCCGCGCACGAGAGCATGAGCCTCGATCTCCCGGCCGCCCTCGCGCGCGAGTACGAGCTCGGCCGGGTCACCCGCGATTCCGGCGAGAGCCGCGCCGGCGCCCTCCGCTTCGCCGGCGGTGAGGGACGGCACGGGGCGCCCGCGCCGTCGCGCTAG
- a CDS encoding AMP-binding protein: MSGMSLDEIVWRPDPAAAARTRIGRFMAAHRLDSLAALHARSIADPEWYWDAVVRDLGWTFSRPYTRVLDVSRGIAWPQWFPGGETNLTANCVDRNVAAGRGSELAVIWESEQAEVRTLTYAALAAEVNGLANALRRLGVGRGDTVGVFLPMSPEAVIAILAVTRIGAVYTPCFSGYGAQAVAARLQGCDAKVLITADGFYRRGGIVAMKQTADEAAASSPTVRHVVVQRRLNGDIPFTAGRDHWWHELVARESAECPALAVPADHPALIIYTSGTTGKPKGTVLTHGGFGIKNAHDFAYCMDIGVGDRVFWVTDLGWLMGPMLITGSLLLGATAVLFEGTPDYPQPDRLWALIARQRVTHLGISPTAVRALMPHGDEWVKKHDRSSLRVSISTGEPWNPAPYRWLFDAIGAGRVPIINYTGGTEISGGILSCFPNAPIKPCSFAGPIPGMAADVFGDDGTPVREQVGELVITRPWPGMTKGFWQDPARYEETYWSRWPNVWTHGDWAYVDADGFWFVHGRSDDTLKIAGKRVGPAEVESVLVGHPAVAEAAAIGIPHEIKGETVVCFAVLRPGQVPSEPLRAELTERVVHHMGKAIKPERLLFARELPKTRSAKIMRRVIRATYLGKEPGDLSSLDNPGGVKAIGEAV; the protein is encoded by the coding sequence ATGAGCGGCATGAGCCTCGACGAGATCGTGTGGCGCCCCGACCCCGCCGCTGCCGCCCGCACGCGCATCGGCCGCTTCATGGCCGCGCACCGCCTCGACTCCCTCGCCGCGCTCCACGCGCGCTCGATCGCCGATCCCGAGTGGTACTGGGACGCGGTGGTGCGCGATCTGGGCTGGACGTTCAGCCGCCCCTACACGCGTGTGCTCGATGTCTCGCGCGGCATCGCCTGGCCGCAGTGGTTCCCGGGCGGCGAGACCAATCTCACCGCGAACTGTGTCGACCGGAATGTCGCGGCAGGCCGCGGCTCGGAGCTCGCGGTGATCTGGGAGTCGGAGCAGGCCGAGGTGCGGACGCTGACCTACGCCGCGCTGGCCGCCGAGGTGAACGGCCTGGCGAACGCCCTGCGCCGCCTCGGGGTCGGGCGGGGGGACACCGTCGGCGTGTTCCTCCCCATGAGCCCGGAGGCGGTGATCGCGATCCTCGCGGTGACCCGCATCGGCGCCGTGTACACGCCGTGCTTCTCCGGCTACGGCGCGCAGGCGGTGGCGGCACGCCTCCAGGGCTGTGACGCCAAGGTGCTGATCACCGCCGACGGCTTCTACCGCCGGGGCGGCATCGTGGCGATGAAGCAGACGGCGGACGAGGCTGCCGCATCCTCGCCCACTGTGCGACATGTCGTCGTCCAGCGTCGGCTCAATGGCGATATTCCCTTCACCGCCGGCCGCGATCATTGGTGGCACGAGCTGGTGGCGCGCGAGTCGGCGGAGTGCCCCGCGCTCGCGGTGCCCGCCGATCATCCCGCGCTCATCATCTACACCTCGGGCACGACGGGGAAGCCGAAGGGCACCGTGCTCACGCACGGCGGCTTCGGGATCAAGAACGCGCACGACTTCGCCTACTGCATGGACATCGGCGTGGGCGACCGCGTGTTCTGGGTCACCGATCTCGGCTGGCTCATGGGCCCCATGCTGATCACGGGCTCGCTGCTGCTGGGCGCCACCGCGGTGCTCTTCGAGGGGACGCCGGACTACCCTCAGCCCGATCGCCTCTGGGCCCTGATCGCGCGCCAGCGGGTCACGCATCTGGGCATCTCGCCCACCGCGGTGCGGGCGCTCATGCCCCACGGCGACGAGTGGGTGAAGAAGCACGATCGCTCATCGCTGCGCGTGTCCATCTCCACGGGGGAGCCGTGGAATCCCGCGCCCTACCGCTGGCTCTTCGACGCCATCGGGGCGGGCCGCGTGCCCATCATCAACTACACGGGCGGCACCGAGATCTCCGGCGGCATCCTCTCGTGCTTCCCCAACGCGCCCATCAAGCCGTGCTCCTTCGCCGGTCCCATTCCCGGCATGGCCGCCGATGTGTTCGGGGACGACGGCACGCCGGTGCGGGAGCAGGTGGGCGAGCTCGTCATCACGCGGCCGTGGCCCGGCATGACCAAGGGCTTCTGGCAGGATCCCGCGCGCTACGAGGAGACGTACTGGTCACGCTGGCCCAACGTGTGGACGCACGGCGACTGGGCCTACGTGGACGCCGACGGCTTCTGGTTCGTGCACGGGCGCTCCGACGACACGCTCAAGATCGCCGGGAAGCGGGTGGGTCCCGCCGAGGTCGAGTCGGTGCTGGTCGGCCATCCCGCCGTCGCGGAGGCCGCGGCCATCGGCATCCCGCACGAGATCAAGGGCGAGACGGTGGTGTGCTTCGCCGTGCTGCGCCCCGGCCAGGTCCCGTCCGAGCCGCTCCGCGCGGAGCTCACGGAGCGTGTGGTGCACCACATGGGCAAGGCCATCAAGCCCGAGCGCCTGCTGTTCGCGCGCGAGTTGCCCAAGACGCGGAGTGCGAAGATCATGCGCCGGGTGATCCGCGCGACCTACCTCGGCAAGGAGCCGGGCGATCTCTCGTCGCTGGACAATCCCGGCGGTGTGAAGGCGATCGGCGAGGCGGTCTAG
- a CDS encoding carboxypeptidase regulatory-like domain-containing protein, giving the protein MGGLLGWIRHPYLPHAQAAVGLLAGVLSIGGFVYSYLWATAPVPPTSGDVAVMALDARTEKPIPDATLEVLTVKDALVTTLAPDANGRARQTIKEGNYRLRASHAGYSTEVRQIHVIGGNTSDLRVRLTPRTAKPPTPTATAPAGSAPSSGATATKSSPPASSSGGDFGKAVDEGVNAVKKIFR; this is encoded by the coding sequence GTGGGCGGTCTCCTCGGCTGGATCCGGCACCCCTACCTGCCGCACGCGCAGGCCGCGGTGGGCCTGCTCGCGGGCGTGCTTTCCATCGGCGGCTTCGTCTACTCCTATCTTTGGGCGACCGCGCCGGTGCCGCCCACGAGCGGCGACGTGGCCGTGATGGCGCTCGACGCGCGGACCGAGAAGCCCATCCCCGACGCCACGCTGGAAGTGCTCACGGTGAAGGACGCGCTCGTCACCACGCTCGCCCCCGACGCCAATGGACGGGCGCGCCAGACGATCAAGGAAGGGAACTATCGCCTCCGGGCCAGTCACGCGGGCTACTCGACCGAGGTGCGGCAGATCCACGTGATCGGGGGCAACACCTCGGACCTGCGCGTGCGCCTCACCCCCAGGACGGCGAAGCCGCCAACGCCCACGGCGACCGCTCCAGCGGGCTCCGCCCCGTCCAGCGGCGCCACCGCGACCAAGAGCTCGCCCCCCGCCTCCTCATCGGGCGGCGACTTCGGCAAGGCAGTGGACGAGGGCGTGAACGCGGTGAAGAAGATCTTCCGCTAG
- a CDS encoding DUF1344 domain-containing protein, translated as MFSLRSSIALAALAVLAFGPAAQAAELAGVVKQLDTAASTLTLEDGTELRVPSQDLMDKLHEGDKVLVTFEEKDGEKVVSSVEVTGQ; from the coding sequence ATGTTTTCTTTGAGGTCGTCGATCGCTCTGGCCGCCCTGGCCGTGCTCGCGTTCGGGCCCGCGGCGCAGGCCGCCGAGCTCGCGGGCGTCGTCAAGCAGCTCGATACCGCCGCCAGCACACTCACGCTTGAGGACGGGACCGAGCTGCGCGTTCCCAGCCAGGACCTGATGGACAAGCTCCACGAGGGCGACAAGGTCCTCGTCACGTTCGAGGAGAAGGACGGCGAAAAGGTTGTCAGCTCCGTCGAGGTCACCGGCCAATAG
- a CDS encoding DinB family protein, which yields MATATVMGLKAKSDAAFANISKQLQGMEPYLDKSDAPGEWTVRQVLCHMLFEPGWDVVTVLKSFSTTNLPLIEIKGGEADISGPRATATGKQLLDLLDAQRKAVFTYLETLSESDLQRKARIPLFKQLMGNEQVPMPVYVGALFEYHWNDHAGQLAKIRKAVGLPDAK from the coding sequence ATGGCGACGGCGACGGTGATGGGGCTCAAGGCGAAGTCGGACGCGGCGTTCGCGAACATCAGCAAGCAGCTCCAGGGCATGGAGCCTTACCTCGACAAGTCCGACGCCCCCGGTGAGTGGACCGTCCGCCAGGTGCTCTGCCACATGCTCTTCGAGCCGGGCTGGGACGTGGTGACCGTCCTCAAGAGCTTCTCCACCACGAACTTGCCGCTGATCGAGATCAAGGGCGGCGAGGCCGACATCAGCGGGCCGCGCGCCACCGCGACGGGCAAGCAGCTCCTGGACCTGCTCGACGCGCAGCGCAAGGCCGTGTTCACCTACCTCGAGACGCTCTCCGAGTCCGATCTCCAGCGCAAGGCGCGCATCCCCCTCTTCAAGCAGCTCATGGGCAACGAGCAGGTCCCCATGCCCGTCTACGTGGGCGCCCTCTTCGAGTACCACTGGAACGATCACGCCGGGCAGCTCGCCAAGATTCGCAAGGCGGTGGGCCTGCCCGACGCGAAGTAA
- a CDS encoding GNAT family N-acetyltransferase, translated as MIREYDALRDRKPLRTCVVELQDFERGLEPTLPKGEEMADRYLAHMLRRCDESLGRVFVAEEDGTVVGFVGVLGRVVPEPDESQAYAYVSDLVVLPAYRRHGLGRALLERAAAFARGKGAKTLRVGVLARNEGAARLYRSLGFGDYTIQLNKPLR; from the coding sequence ATGATCCGCGAGTACGATGCGCTGCGCGACCGGAAGCCCCTGCGGACCTGCGTGGTGGAGCTCCAGGACTTCGAGCGCGGGCTCGAGCCGACGCTGCCGAAGGGCGAGGAGATGGCCGACCGATACCTGGCCCACATGCTCCGTCGCTGCGACGAGTCGCTGGGCCGCGTGTTCGTGGCCGAGGAGGACGGCACCGTGGTCGGCTTCGTCGGCGTGCTGGGCCGCGTGGTCCCCGAGCCGGACGAGAGCCAGGCCTACGCCTACGTATCGGATCTGGTGGTGTTGCCCGCGTACCGGCGGCACGGTCTCGGCCGGGCCTTGCTGGAGCGCGCGGCGGCCTTTGCGCGCGGCAAGGGCGCGAAGACGCTCCGGGTGGGTGTCCTCGCCCGCAACGAGGGCGCGGCCCGCCTCTACCGAAGTCTCGGGTTCGGCGACTACACCATCCAGCTCAACAAGCCGCTGCGCTGA
- a CDS encoding DUF1272 domain-containing protein — protein MLELRPNCECCDRDLPPGTPDAVICSFECTFCRACADGVLGGLCPNCGGELVARPRRPAEKLGKYPASTKRIRKPEGCAPHYA, from the coding sequence ATGCTCGAGCTTCGACCGAACTGTGAATGCTGCGATCGCGATCTGCCGCCGGGCACGCCCGACGCCGTGATCTGCTCGTTCGAGTGCACGTTCTGCCGGGCCTGCGCCGATGGTGTGCTCGGCGGCCTCTGTCCCAACTGCGGCGGCGAGCTCGTGGCGCGTCCCCGCCGCCCCGCCGAGAAGCTCGGCAAGTATCCCGCGTCCACGAAGCGCATTCGCAAGCCCGAAGGCTGCGCGCCCCACTATGCCTGA
- a CDS encoding MBL fold metallo-hydrolase, translating into MATVTLRFIGSGDSFGSGGRLQTCLHLSGAGEGSLLLDCGTTSLVGLKRLALDPSEVGWVLLTHLHVDHFGGVPFLVLDGQFSRRARPLVVAGPAGVGARMHAAMELFFPGSAAIARRFETSYVELRDREPVTIGPARVTPYLVDHPSGAPPHALRVEYGGRTVVYSGDTQWTDALLEAARGADLFVCEAYTFERRLRFHLDLATLRDHADRLDARRIILTHMGPEMLARQGDAPWECASDGLEVFI; encoded by the coding sequence ATGGCGACGGTCACGCTCCGCTTCATCGGCTCCGGTGATTCGTTCGGCAGCGGGGGCCGCCTCCAGACCTGCCTGCATCTGTCCGGGGCGGGCGAGGGGAGTCTGCTCCTCGACTGCGGCACCACCTCGCTCGTGGGCCTCAAGCGCCTGGCGCTCGACCCATCCGAGGTCGGCTGGGTGCTGCTGACGCACCTGCACGTGGATCACTTCGGCGGTGTGCCCTTTCTCGTTCTCGACGGGCAGTTCAGCCGGCGCGCGCGGCCGCTGGTAGTGGCGGGGCCGGCCGGCGTGGGCGCGCGCATGCACGCGGCGATGGAGCTCTTCTTCCCCGGCTCCGCCGCCATCGCGCGGCGCTTCGAGACGTCCTACGTCGAGCTCCGTGACCGCGAGCCGGTCACGATCGGGCCCGCGCGGGTGACACCCTATCTGGTAGACCACCCGAGCGGAGCGCCGCCCCACGCCCTGCGGGTGGAGTACGGCGGGCGCACGGTGGTCTACTCCGGCGACACGCAGTGGACGGACGCCCTGCTCGAGGCGGCGCGCGGCGCCGATCTCTTCGTCTGCGAGGCCTACACGTTCGAGCGCCGGCTCCGCTTCCATCTCGACCTCGCGACCCTGCGCGATCACGCGGATCGGCTGGACGCCCGGCGCATCATCCTGACCCACATGGGCCCGGAGATGCTCGCCCGCCAAGGGGACGCCCCCTGGGAGTGCGCCAGCGACGGCCTGGAGGTCTTCATCTAG
- a CDS encoding amidohydrolase family protein: MKRSVTVAMAAYLASPGTPCHPRRMPPTSIKIEHARYVITVDDQRRIIRDGSVLVERGRITRVGRAAELADTRADRIIDARDLVVTPGFFNGHMHISYAHPVRGIFPDDVGSPLKHVFALQMAMTEEEEYHATLLGLLELVRSGTVCLLDPGSTKFPDACLQAYEAAGIRVILGECVTDRDAPFPLPKYPTAEAAARTTAFLDKWNGRLDGRVRAWAMPFSPETCSAELLQAVHRATEERGTGLTLHHGSGDQARRDYQARGAKSPTEYLEGLGVLGPRTLLAHALGIDDSEIDCIARTGTAVTMCPVTAAKGARGVGTHGRMPELVGRGVRVALGCDSPNNSNHLDMIRAMNMAAIQYKDARQDMSQIPAETALELGTRLGAAAMGLGDETGVIAPGRRADLVLFDTQRPEWQAIWNPVNNLVYNADGRSVHTVVIDGRVVIDAYRQTFVDERRLYGTVQEIGERLQARTGITFPASRWPIV; the protein is encoded by the coding sequence ATGAAGCGGAGCGTGACCGTCGCCATGGCGGCCTATCTTGCCTCGCCCGGCACGCCGTGTCATCCTCGCCGCATGCCGCCCACGTCGATCAAGATCGAGCACGCCCGCTACGTCATCACCGTCGACGACCAGCGCCGGATCATCCGCGACGGTTCGGTCCTGGTCGAGCGGGGGCGCATCACCCGCGTGGGCCGCGCCGCCGAGCTGGCGGATACGCGGGCCGACCGCATCATCGACGCCCGCGATCTCGTCGTGACGCCCGGGTTCTTCAACGGACACATGCACATCAGCTACGCCCACCCGGTCCGCGGGATCTTCCCCGATGACGTGGGGAGCCCGCTCAAGCACGTGTTCGCGCTCCAGATGGCCATGACGGAGGAGGAGGAGTATCACGCGACGCTCCTGGGCCTTCTCGAGCTGGTGCGAAGTGGCACCGTGTGCCTGCTCGATCCCGGCTCGACCAAGTTCCCGGACGCGTGCCTCCAGGCCTACGAGGCTGCGGGCATCCGTGTGATCCTGGGGGAGTGCGTCACCGATCGCGACGCGCCCTTCCCGCTTCCGAAGTACCCGACGGCGGAGGCGGCGGCGCGCACCACCGCGTTCCTCGACAAGTGGAACGGGCGGCTCGATGGCCGCGTGCGCGCCTGGGCCATGCCGTTCTCGCCGGAGACGTGCAGCGCCGAGCTCTTGCAGGCCGTGCACCGCGCGACCGAGGAGCGGGGCACCGGCCTCACCCTGCATCACGGCAGCGGGGACCAGGCTCGCCGTGACTACCAGGCGCGCGGCGCGAAGAGCCCGACGGAGTACCTGGAGGGGCTCGGCGTGCTGGGGCCGCGCACCCTGCTCGCCCATGCCCTGGGGATCGACGACAGCGAGATCGACTGCATCGCGCGGACCGGCACCGCGGTCACCATGTGCCCGGTGACCGCGGCCAAGGGGGCGCGGGGCGTGGGCACCCACGGGCGCATGCCCGAGCTGGTCGGGCGGGGGGTCCGCGTGGCGCTCGGCTGCGACTCGCCCAACAACTCGAACCACCTCGACATGATCCGCGCCATGAACATGGCGGCTATCCAGTACAAGGACGCTCGCCAGGACATGTCGCAGATCCCGGCGGAGACCGCGCTCGAGCTGGGGACGCGGCTGGGCGCGGCGGCGATGGGGCTGGGCGACGAGACGGGGGTGATCGCGCCGGGGCGGCGGGCCGATCTCGTCCTGTTCGACACGCAGCGGCCGGAGTGGCAGGCGATCTGGAACCCGGTCAACAACCTCGTCTACAACGCCGATGGGCGCAGCGTGCACACGGTGGTGATCGACGGGCGCGTGGTGATCGACGCCTACCGTCAGACCTTCGTCGACGAGCGGAGGCTCTACGGCACCGTCCAGGAGATCGGCGAGCGGCTGCAGGCGCGGACGGGCATCACCTTCCCGGCCTCGCGCTGGCCCATCGTCTGA